Part of the Candidatus Bodocaedibacter vickermanii genome is shown below.
TATTCAACACAGTCGTATCATTTGGATCAGACTGGAATACGAGTCTTAATTTAAGACTCCCCCCTGCCAAATAAATAGGGGGGAGGTCTCTGTATGTTATTATGAACCAGCAGCGATCGCAGGTAATTTAGCCTTCAAAGCAGTAATTCTATCTCTATATTTTTCGCGCGTTTCATAGCGTTCCATATGCTCTACGCATTCTCTAGATGTGTCTAAAGACCCCATTCTTTCGGCAGTTTCAGCGGCAAAAATTATTGATCCCTGATAAAATCCCCCCGTAACAGGTTGATAAATAACCCATTGTATCAGACGTGTTGCAGCGTCTTTATGGGGCCAAAAATTTCCAGCATTAAATAATATTTCTGTAGCCATGATAACGTCATCAGGGATAAAAGGTATAAGGATATCTGTCTTCTTATTAATTTTTCCTATTAAATCTATAATCGACTGCGATAGCATAGCTAAGCCTTTATTAATATCTCCGGCTTTGTGGAATCCGAGTCCTAGTTTAAATAAGTAAATAGCTTTTTCTCGTGCATCAAGGGAATTATTGTTTACTGTCTCCATTATTTGAGTATAGATGTTTATCGCGTCGTTCTTAGCTGTGTGGATTTCTGAAAGCAAACTGGCAGCTGTCAGACGGTCTTGAATATCAACTGTTGCATTAGTTGCAATAGCACGCGCAGGAAAAAGAATTGCAACTTTAGCATTTAGCTCTAAAAGTTTATGAAGGTTCTTTAATCTGTCATCGACAGATCTAGAGGTATCATTTGCTAAATCGCAATGAACTTTAACCAAAACGTCTGAAGAGGCACCGGCTTGTATTAATAGTTCTACTGCCTTTATCTTATCGGCTGGTTTTGTACGTGGGTGTGTTGCAATACGTTCAAATATTTCTTTAAAAAACGCTAATGCGTTGGGACCAAAGCTTGTTAAGATTAGATCAATGGTTGCCTTAGTCTTCGCGAAGGATTCGTCTAAATGATGTTCAAAATTAGCGAATATACTAGCTAATTCAGCATATATTTTTTCTAGTGTATTGGGGCCAAAACGTCTTAATGTTAAATGATCAATGCGTTCGTTAGCCCTCAAGAAAGATTTGTCTAAATCACGTTCATGGTTAGAGAAAGTCTTAGCTACTTCATCAAGCGCTTTTTCGTGTTGGGTTTTTCCTGTGTGAGTATCGGCAGAAGATGGATATCGAAAAGCATAAAAAAGATCACCAATGGTTGTCGTAGTCACTCTGTCGGAGCTGTCTAAACTACGTTGAAGCTGAGTGAGAATATGGGTTAAGTCATCAAGTATTTCTTGTGTGGCTCTTTCTTGTTCTGCTTGAATATCGGGAAGGGATGGATATCGCAAAGAAACGTAACAATCAGAGTTTTCTTCAGATGGGAGACGGTCTACTTTGTCTTTTTTAAATTCTAAAACGGTGTTAACAAATGTAGCGCTAGGTTCAATCATAAACATTTTAGCTAAATCTATGGTCGCACTTAATAGATGACCCAAACTATCAGGCGTGATATTGGTTCGGTGCACTAGCTCCAAATATAGCCTTAAGCGCACGTCGGGTCTAAACGTTAAATTGAAATGTGTTACAACGTTTCTATAGTGTCTCCAACGTAAAGTGTCATCAATAAGACTAGGTAACACAGATGAATTTGATTCATGACTTGAATCTAGTGTTTCTTCTAGCCGTTCTGGAGATCTAATGGAGTGTAATACTCGGAATAAGAGTGAGCTATTACGATTGAACATTGGCGTACGCATTAGGTTCATAATTTTGCTTATTTGATCAAATACACCCTCATCTTTTTCGTCAGATCTCCATGAAATATAAGGATATAGTGCGGGATCGAAAAGAAGTTCAGCCGCATCGGAAACGTTAAAGTCTTCATTAAATCTAACAAGCTGTCTAAAAGCGTCAATTTTATCTTGAGTTTCTGTTGAAACGGAAGTTTGTGTGCTGCGTACCTTAAAGGGTTTTATGGCGGCTGCATCATAGGTTGCTGTAGCCGTAGCGCTAACAACCCGTTCAAAAGTGCAAATGCTATCTTGAGGTTCTGCTGAAATGGAAGTTTGTGTACTTGCGTTATAGAAGTCTATAGCGGCGGCACCATAGGTTGTTGTAGTTGTTAATAGTGTAGTTGTTAAGAGTAGTTTTGATAAACAGCGCATAAAAATCTCCTTTAAAACTTTTCCTTATATATATAGGGGAGTCATACAGAAAGTCAAGTATTTGGACGTAGTTTTCATGGGATAAAAATCCTGAAACGGCTTTCATCTTCTATGGTTTTTGGGTATACTTCACTTACAAGAAGGAAGGTTGGTATGGATTCTCACAGTTCTCACGGGTTAAGTCCTTGGCATGGTACGACTATTTTATCCATTCGTCGCGGCAGTGAAGTCATTGTTGCGGGAGATGGTCAAGTTACCATGGGGCAATCAATTATATTAAAAAGTAACGCAAATAAGGTTCGCCGTTTAGCTGAAGGTCGAGTCATTGTCGGTTTTGCGGGTGCAACCGCAGATGCAATGACACTGTTCGAACGGTTGGAAGGAAAAATAGAACAATATCCAGCGCAACTTAAACGTGCATGTGTAGAGCTTGCCAAAGATTGGCGAACAGACAAATACTTGCGCAGGTTAGAAGCCTTAATGGCCGTTGTTGATAAAGAGGCTTCGTTAATACTCACTGGGACTGGCGACGTCTTAGAACCGGAAGATGGTATTATAGGAATTGGATCTGGTGGTGCCTATGCATTGTGTGCAGCACGAGCGTTGTATGCAAAATGTCCAGAAATGCCATTGGATGAAATGGCACATCAAGCGATGACAATTGCTGCTGATATATGTGCATTTACCAGTCATAAATTTGTGTTTGAAAGTTTATAGGATGAAATCATTTACCCCAAAAGAAATCGTATCCGAATTAGATCGATATATCATCGGTCAAGATCAAGCGAAGCGAGCCGTCGCGATTGCATTGCGAAATCGTTGGCGTCGTCAGCAGTTGGACGAAGTCATGCGCGAAGAAGTTAGCCCTAAAAACATTTTAATGATAGGGCCCACAGGCGTTGGAAAAACAGAAATTGCGCGCAGATTAGCCAAGATTGATAATGCACCCTTTGTAAAAGTAGAAGCCACCAAGTTTACCGAGGTTGGTTATGTTGGTAGAGATGTTGAGCAAATCATTCGCGATTTAGTGGAAGCCGCTATTAATATAGTGCAAGAAGAATCCCGTAACGATGTAAAAGTTCAAGCTGAAGGTGCAGCAGAGGAAAAAATAGTTGATGCATTGGTTGGAAAAGATGCATCGGAAGAAACCCGAAATACCTTTCGTGCGCGCTTACAATCTGGACAATTGAACGATAAAACCATTGATATTGAAGTGCCTGATACTGGAGGAGGTAATCCATTCTCTTCATTTGATGTTCCTGGTGGACAAATGCAAATGGGCATGATCGATATGTCAGATATGATCAATAAAGCAATTGGGGGAGAGCGTACCAAAACTCGTAAAATGAATGTTTTAGCAGCCAAAAAACTATTGATCCAAATAGAATCTGATAGGTTGTTGGATAAAGAAGTTATAATTGAAACTGCTATTCGAGAAACCGAACAAAATGGTATCGTGTTTTTGGATGAAGTGGATAAAATTTGTAGCCGCAGTCAACGTGATGGTAGCGTTAGTAGAGAAGGCGTACAACGGGATTTGTTACCGTTATTAGAAGGAACGACTGTCACTACAAAGCATGGTCCCGTTAAGACAGATCACATATTGTTTATTGCATCGGGGGCGTTTCATGTTTCAAAGCCTTCGGATTTATTACCTGAATTGCAAGGGCGGTTGCCTATTCGTGTAGAATTAGAACCTTTAAAAGAAGAAGACTTTGTTCGAATTTTAAACGAACCAGAAAACAGCCTTCTTAAACAATATAAAGCATTGATTGAAACAGAAGGCGTTGGGGTTAATTTTACTGAGGAAGGTGTGAAGCATCTTGCTAGATTAGCGTTTAATTTGAATCAAAGCGTTGAAAATATTGGAGCAAGACGATTGCATACGGTAATGGAAAAGTTGTTTGAAGAGATTAGTTTTAATGCATCGGAAAACTCAGGCAAGTCATATGCTATTGATCAAGACTATGTTGAAGAGATGGTAGGCAAACTATCTCAAAATATTGATGTATCAAAGTTTATTTTATAATAAGAAGTAATAAAAGGTAGTAATGTTGATCTCTACATCTATAGCAGTGCGACAGGATCTGAATCCATTAAGCGAATTAGCTTTTTTGTTTGCGGATAAAATTAAGTGCGTTGACACAATTTTGCAAGAAAATGCGTACAGCGAAGTGTCAGTATTGCCGCTGATCAGTTCCCATATTATTGAATCGGGGGGGAAGCGTATTCGCCCCCTGTTGACGTTGGCAGCAGCACAACTTTGTGGGGAAATAGATGAACGGGCAGTAACAATGGCAGCTTGTGTAGAGTTTTTACATACAGCGACACTGTTGCATGATGACGTTGTTGATGAAAGTCTTTTAAGACGGGGGAAACCCACGGCGCATACTCTTTGGGGAAACCAAATGAGCGTACTGACAGGTGACTTTTTATTTGCAAAGCTGTTTCAATTGTTAGTTCAAGAGGGCTCTTTAGATATCTTAAATTTATTTGTTCAAACGACTCAGAAAATTATCGAAGGAGAGGTCCTGCAAATTAGTGCAAAGGCAACTACGTTTGTAAGCCGTGAAGATTACTTTGGAATTATCCAATCTAAAACTGCTGTGTTATTCGAATCAGCTTTAGAATTAGGGGGGCTTGTTGCAAAGGGTACGGTTGATCAAATCGCAGGATTAAAATCTTATGCACATAATTTAGGCATGTCGTTCCAGCTTATTGATGATGTATTGGACTATACCGCTGATGAAGCTGGGTTAGGAAAACCCATCGGAAATGATTTTTTTGAAGGTCAAGTTACGCTGCCCTTGATTGTTTTATTAGAAAGAATGGCAGGCGTATCCAGAAGCTTGGAAAGGCTTCAAGAGACAATCGTGAAAATAAATCGTGATCAAGCAGACTTGAACTGGGTTCAAATATTATTGTCCGAATATGCTGTAATTCCCACCATTAAAACTTTGGCAGAAGAATATGCTGCCAAAGCGAGGGATGCGTTAGACGTATTTTCGGACAGTCGATTAAAAGATGTCTTAATGCAGTTGACGCATTTTGTAATTAATCGTTGCAATTAGATCTCATATCGATCTGAATTATTTTGCTGCCTGGTAATTCCAGAGTAAACGTTATACTATTTACTAATAAAACTATAAAGGTGAAACGATGAAAATAAAGTTATTAATGACAACTGCAGCCTTATTGTTGGCTTCAGAGGTATCGGCAGCATGCTGGAATGGATTTTATGTGCGTACAGATGCAGCAGTGATGGGGTCTGGAAAAAGTCATAAAAAAAATGATGCAGTTACTGACGCAACCGAAGGATCGGGTTCGCGTTCTTTATACCTAGGTATTGCTGGAGGCTGGGGTAAAGTATTCGGTGGTAGTTTCTATGGTGGAATTGATGCAACATTGCTTGGAATGTCTGGCGCAATGTCAACAGGCGATAAAAACGATTTTAGTTTTTTATATGATCCAAAAGCAACCATCCGTTTAGGTTTTGCCCGGTGTAACATGATGGTTTACGCGGGTGGTGGTATGGGGGCACTATATGCCTTTACAGATACCGCAAAGCTAAAAGGGGCTCATGCTGATTTTCCAAAAAACAAGGAAGGTAAAAATGAGTTGTTATGGACTTGGCATGGTCGTGTTGGTGTCGATTTCAAAATTAAAGGCAATTGGATGGCCGGCGTGTTTTATGAATACCAACGTTCTTTAGCGCATAAAAATGAAGGGGATACTTCTGAGGCAAAATTAGAAGATGTTTCAATGATTAGCGATCGCTTGGCGTTTGTATTTGGATTCCAAATGTAAATCCATTCGTGTCTTCTTTTCTAAAGGGCTTCCGTGTGTGGGAGCCTTTTTTTATAGCGGCAAGTGCGCAAAAATTT
Proteins encoded:
- the hslV gene encoding ATP-dependent protease subunit HslV — protein: MDSHSSHGLSPWHGTTILSIRRGSEVIVAGDGQVTMGQSIILKSNANKVRRLAEGRVIVGFAGATADAMTLFERLEGKIEQYPAQLKRACVELAKDWRTDKYLRRLEALMAVVDKEASLILTGTGDVLEPEDGIIGIGSGGAYALCAARALYAKCPEMPLDEMAHQAMTIAADICAFTSHKFVFESL
- the hslU gene encoding ATP-dependent protease ATPase subunit HslU, translated to MKSFTPKEIVSELDRYIIGQDQAKRAVAIALRNRWRRQQLDEVMREEVSPKNILMIGPTGVGKTEIARRLAKIDNAPFVKVEATKFTEVGYVGRDVEQIIRDLVEAAINIVQEESRNDVKVQAEGAAEEKIVDALVGKDASEETRNTFRARLQSGQLNDKTIDIEVPDTGGGNPFSSFDVPGGQMQMGMIDMSDMINKAIGGERTKTRKMNVLAAKKLLIQIESDRLLDKEVIIETAIRETEQNGIVFLDEVDKICSRSQRDGSVSREGVQRDLLPLLEGTTVTTKHGPVKTDHILFIASGAFHVSKPSDLLPELQGRLPIRVELEPLKEEDFVRILNEPENSLLKQYKALIETEGVGVNFTEEGVKHLARLAFNLNQSVENIGARRLHTVMEKLFEEISFNASENSGKSYAIDQDYVEEMVGKLSQNIDVSKFIL
- a CDS encoding polyprenyl synthetase family protein codes for the protein MLISTSIAVRQDLNPLSELAFLFADKIKCVDTILQENAYSEVSVLPLISSHIIESGGKRIRPLLTLAAAQLCGEIDERAVTMAACVEFLHTATLLHDDVVDESLLRRGKPTAHTLWGNQMSVLTGDFLFAKLFQLLVQEGSLDILNLFVQTTQKIIEGEVLQISAKATTFVSREDYFGIIQSKTAVLFESALELGGLVAKGTVDQIAGLKSYAHNLGMSFQLIDDVLDYTADEAGLGKPIGNDFFEGQVTLPLIVLLERMAGVSRSLERLQETIVKINRDQADLNWVQILLSEYAVIPTIKTLAEEYAAKARDALDVFSDSRLKDVLMQLTHFVINRCN